One segment of Paenibacillus sp. FSL R7-0337 DNA contains the following:
- a CDS encoding DUF5693 family protein: MQQKWQRWNIASRKWLWIIMVIGLISALPVVYDRLQTEKSSKTVEFVFDYRDLVEVASYRENPQDYINEQLDRLKAAGVQSMAIYENTLEDFRKARRLMIWGASDIANLTDTVIPENENYTYVLFTSAKNSEMLSPVIRDAFSSLDIRTEEWNYRGQQGLIIETPLENATLKPLQPDPITLEMLHGKGFSIVPRLVDSLAYNQDAVKKLLDRYAELGVKRILFEGESVKGYSDDADTASLTAFANLLKQHGMGIAAIENIKVQQKGFSKLAYMLDYNVTRLYSLSEADSSLKTEVIADRFALGTKDRNIRMIYLNTIPSRDTKKAAITDTLDNLIESLSGPEGAVAKIESNGFKLGQATAFDVADSSFQRYFKLIAVIGAVAMVALLFSYFIPWFTLPVWVLGLVGSAGLLILKPTLFEQALALAVAISAPTLAIVLAIRKINEMGPPLRANPLTFAVMSPRRRLTHSLVLYVKTALITFSAVPFVIALLNNITYALVLDQFRGVSLLHLAPIGLTALYVLLYRGEFAFNKTGKLLRTPITLAMVIAAGVIGIVGMYYLSRTGNAGSVSAPEKILRVFLENTVGVRPRNKEFLLAHPLFILGAFLAYKYRSAAFIMIIAVIGQLSMVDTFAHIHSPVLISLVRGLLGLGLGLIIGIIAVGIWQIVEGCWKRWSPLLKKL, encoded by the coding sequence GTGCAGCAGAAATGGCAACGCTGGAATATAGCATCACGCAAGTGGTTATGGATCATTATGGTGATAGGGCTGATCAGTGCACTTCCGGTCGTATACGACCGTCTACAGACAGAGAAGTCTTCCAAAACGGTTGAGTTTGTCTTTGATTACCGCGATCTCGTGGAGGTTGCGAGCTACCGGGAGAATCCGCAGGATTATATCAACGAGCAGCTGGACCGGCTGAAGGCTGCCGGTGTTCAGAGTATGGCTATCTATGAAAATACATTGGAGGATTTCCGCAAGGCGCGCCGCCTGATGATTTGGGGAGCGTCTGATATCGCCAATCTTACCGATACTGTGATTCCGGAGAATGAGAACTATACATATGTCCTCTTTACCAGTGCGAAGAACAGTGAAATGCTCTCACCGGTTATCCGCGATGCCTTCAGTAGTCTGGACATCCGGACGGAAGAGTGGAACTACCGCGGACAGCAGGGGCTGATCATCGAGACTCCGCTGGAGAATGCAACGCTCAAGCCGCTGCAGCCGGACCCGATTACGCTGGAAATGCTGCACGGGAAGGGCTTCAGCATTGTGCCCCGGCTTGTAGACTCTCTGGCGTACAATCAGGATGCTGTGAAGAAGCTGCTGGACCGTTACGCCGAGCTTGGCGTCAAACGGATTCTTTTTGAAGGCGAGTCGGTTAAGGGTTACTCCGATGATGCGGATACGGCCAGTCTGACAGCCTTCGCTAATCTCCTGAAGCAACACGGGATGGGGATTGCAGCTATCGAGAATATTAAAGTTCAACAGAAGGGCTTCTCCAAGCTGGCCTATATGCTGGACTACAACGTGACTCGCCTGTATTCACTCAGTGAGGCGGATTCCAGCCTGAAGACTGAAGTGATTGCAGACCGGTTCGCACTGGGTACGAAAGACCGCAATATCCGCATGATCTATCTGAACACGATCCCCTCTAGAGACACCAAGAAGGCTGCCATTACAGATACGCTGGATAATCTGATCGAGAGTCTCAGCGGACCTGAGGGTGCGGTGGCCAAGATTGAGTCTAATGGCTTCAAGCTTGGACAAGCTACAGCGTTTGATGTGGCCGACTCCTCCTTCCAGCGTTATTTCAAGCTGATTGCAGTGATCGGAGCCGTGGCTATGGTTGCCCTGCTGTTCTCCTACTTCATTCCTTGGTTTACTCTGCCTGTATGGGTGCTTGGACTGGTTGGAAGTGCAGGACTGCTGATTCTGAAGCCGACATTATTTGAACAGGCGCTGGCGCTTGCCGTAGCAATAAGTGCGCCTACCCTGGCTATAGTGCTGGCTATCCGCAAAATTAATGAGATGGGCCCGCCTTTACGCGCCAATCCGTTAACCTTTGCCGTAATGAGCCCGCGCCGCCGTCTGACACATAGTCTCGTTCTGTATGTCAAAACTGCGTTAATCACATTCAGTGCGGTGCCTTTCGTCATTGCTCTGCTGAATAATATTACCTACGCCCTGGTGCTGGATCAGTTCCGCGGTGTAAGTCTGCTGCACTTGGCCCCGATCGGGCTTACTGCACTGTATGTCCTTCTGTACCGTGGCGAATTTGCCTTTAACAAGACCGGTAAGCTGCTGCGGACGCCGATTACACTCGCTATGGTCATTGCGGCCGGAGTAATCGGTATCGTGGGGATGTATTATTTGAGCCGGACCGGGAATGCCGGAAGTGTAAGTGCACCGGAGAAAATCCTTCGTGTCTTCCTGGAGAATACTGTCGGGGTCAGACCCCGTAACAAGGAATTTCTGCTGGCACATCCACTCTTTATCCTCGGCGCATTCTTGGCCTATAAATACCGGAGTGCAGCCTTCATCATGATTATTGCAGTCATTGGCCAGTTGTCTATGGTGGATACCTTTGCCCATATTCATTCGCCGGTACTAATCTCGCTGGTCCGCGGACTCCTGGGTCTTGGACTCGGCCTGATCATTGGTATTATCGCTGTAGGGATATGGCAGATTGTGGAAGGATGTTGGAAACGATGGTCACCTCTGCTCAAAAAATTGTAA
- a CDS encoding phospho-sugar mutase codes for MTGLSPKAQETLARWLQDPSVDENTKEELKALAGEPKELEERFYRDLEFGTGGLRGVIGAGSNRMNRYTVGRATQGFADYILGQHTGEGRPSVVIAHDSRRFSPEFTLEAALVLAGNGIETHLFPSLRSTPQLSFTVRHLKASGGIVITASHNPPEYNGYKVYNAQGGQLVPHEAEKVIANILNVDSFNGVKRMSQEAAESAGLLHWLEAEEDEAFTDTVAAVSVSGEEIASSLGRDFSIVYTPLHGTGNLPVRRVLEKIGFTQVHVVPEQEQPDSEFSTVKSPNPEEREAFTLAMKLGEELNADLLIGTDPDADRMGAVVRDNEGKFVVLSGNQSGALMIHYYLSRLQEQGKLPANGAVVKTIVTSEMGAAVASHYGATVFNTLTGFKYIGEKMNQFEQSGEYTYLFGYEESYGYLAGNYARDKDAVLAAMLIAEAGAYYKAQGKTLYDVLQELYAQFGYFLESLESRTLKGKDGVAQIQGIMNDWRTSPPHEIAGASVTQVLDYSLGLDGLPKENVLKYLLSDGSWFCLRPSGTEPKIKVYFAVVGESLDNAKHKVAELTSQVMARVDGK; via the coding sequence ATGACTGGATTAAGCCCGAAGGCGCAGGAGACCCTGGCACGCTGGCTGCAGGACCCTTCTGTCGATGAGAACACCAAAGAAGAGCTGAAGGCTCTCGCCGGTGAACCGAAGGAACTGGAAGAACGATTCTATAGAGATCTTGAATTCGGTACAGGCGGCTTGCGCGGAGTCATCGGAGCAGGCAGTAACCGGATGAACCGTTATACAGTCGGCCGGGCTACTCAGGGCTTCGCTGATTACATTCTGGGACAGCATACGGGAGAAGGCAGACCCTCGGTGGTTATTGCCCACGATTCCCGGCGCTTCTCGCCGGAATTCACGCTGGAGGCTGCGCTTGTACTCGCCGGCAACGGAATTGAGACCCACTTGTTCCCTTCCCTGCGCTCCACGCCGCAGCTGTCCTTTACCGTCCGTCATTTGAAGGCATCTGGAGGCATTGTAATCACTGCCAGCCACAATCCGCCTGAATACAACGGATACAAGGTATACAATGCCCAGGGCGGACAGCTGGTGCCGCATGAAGCAGAGAAGGTTATTGCTAACATTTTGAATGTGGACTCCTTCAATGGGGTAAAACGCATGTCTCAGGAGGCTGCAGAGAGCGCAGGCCTGCTCCATTGGCTGGAGGCCGAAGAGGACGAGGCGTTTACGGATACGGTTGCTGCGGTAAGTGTCAGCGGTGAAGAGATTGCTTCTTCGCTGGGCCGGGATTTCTCCATTGTCTATACGCCGCTGCACGGGACAGGCAATCTTCCGGTCCGCCGTGTACTGGAGAAGATCGGCTTCACTCAGGTGCATGTAGTTCCTGAGCAGGAACAGCCGGATTCCGAATTCTCTACCGTGAAATCTCCGAATCCGGAGGAACGTGAAGCCTTCACCCTGGCGATGAAGCTGGGCGAGGAATTGAATGCGGATCTGCTGATCGGTACAGACCCGGATGCTGACCGTATGGGCGCCGTGGTTCGTGACAACGAAGGCAAATTTGTAGTGCTGTCCGGGAATCAGTCCGGCGCGCTCATGATTCATTATTACCTGAGCCGTTTACAGGAACAAGGGAAGCTGCCGGCTAACGGCGCTGTAGTCAAGACCATTGTAACCAGTGAGATGGGCGCTGCTGTAGCCAGCCATTATGGCGCTACGGTGTTCAACACCCTGACCGGATTCAAATATATCGGGGAGAAGATGAATCAGTTCGAGCAGTCCGGCGAGTATACGTATCTGTTCGGATATGAAGAAAGCTACGGATACCTCGCCGGCAACTATGCCCGTGACAAGGATGCAGTCCTTGCGGCGATGCTGATCGCTGAAGCGGGTGCCTATTACAAGGCCCAGGGCAAGACCCTGTACGATGTGCTGCAAGAGCTGTATGCACAGTTCGGATACTTCCTGGAGAGCCTGGAGTCCCGTACGCTGAAGGGCAAGGATGGAGTGGCCCAGATTCAGGGGATTATGAATGACTGGCGGACCAGCCCGCCGCACGAAATCGCAGGTGCTTCCGTGACGCAGGTGCTGGACTATTCCCTGGGGCTTGACGGTCTGCCTAAAGAGAACGTGCTGAAATATCTGCTGTCGGACGGCTCATGGTTCTGTCTGCGTCCTTCCGGCACGGAACCGAAGATCAAAGTGTATTTTGCCGTGGTAGGTGAATCCCTGGACAACGCTAAGCACAAGGTTGCTGAATTGACCAGTCAGGTTATGGCGCGGGTAGACGGGAAATAA
- the fabZ gene encoding 3-hydroxyacyl-ACP dehydratase FabZ — translation MMDTNQIQEIIPHRPPFLLVDKITEIEMGKRAVGIKNVTVNEPFFAGHFPGFPVMPGVLITEALAQVGAVAILGVEANRGKIGFLAGLDGFRFRGQVVPGDTLVLEVEITRLKGSIGKGQATAKVDGKTVASGEIMFALS, via the coding sequence ATGATGGATACCAATCAAATTCAAGAAATAATCCCCCACCGGCCCCCATTTCTGCTGGTGGACAAAATTACAGAAATAGAAATGGGCAAACGGGCAGTCGGCATCAAAAATGTAACGGTAAATGAGCCATTTTTTGCCGGGCACTTCCCTGGCTTCCCGGTGATGCCGGGTGTGCTGATTACGGAAGCCTTGGCTCAGGTAGGTGCTGTGGCTATCCTTGGAGTAGAAGCTAACCGGGGCAAAATCGGTTTTCTGGCCGGGCTTGACGGCTTCCGCTTCCGTGGACAGGTTGTCCCTGGCGATACCCTTGTACTTGAGGTAGAGATTACCCGGCTTAAAGGCAGCATCGGCAAAGGACAAGCCACTGCCAAGGTGGACGGCAAGACGGTAGCGTCCGGCGAGATTATGTTCGCACTCAGCTAG
- a CDS encoding DNA-directed RNA polymerase subunit beta — MSREKVKTAQKAEEEQQQPVKRRRIRAWTIIQWFLIPLLLVAALGGGLVVGYVILGKKELSDVLLWSTWKHVYDLVFAP, encoded by the coding sequence ATGAGTCGTGAGAAGGTTAAGACTGCACAGAAAGCAGAAGAAGAGCAGCAGCAGCCGGTCAAGCGGCGCAGGATTAGGGCCTGGACCATTATCCAGTGGTTCCTAATTCCATTGCTGCTGGTTGCCGCACTTGGAGGCGGGCTGGTCGTAGGGTATGTGATCCTCGGCAAAAAGGAACTAAGTGATGTGCTCCTGTGGAGTACCTGGAAGCATGTATATGATCTGGTGTTCGCACCTTGA
- a CDS encoding flagellar hook-basal body protein — protein sequence MNNSTIGASVSMASLQQRLDIIADNIANINTNGYKSKEGSFEDVLTRVQQQSKDYDQTGRSMPLGFNIGFGVRVPTVSSNWEEGTLQETGKPTDLALQGNGLFGVQVNGETAYTRQGNFHFTPDTANKDKMILVDNTGNPVLGANGTPLTVGANVSAAIDERGQVWTKTDEKQPPVLAGSLMIVEPLSKSALQAVDGNFYVLAEGVTAQQAFMPRAAGEAKDVGVRSGYLESSNVDLSREMTEMMQIQRTYQLAARALSSSDQMLGLANNMRA from the coding sequence GTGAACAACTCGACAATCGGTGCATCTGTCTCTATGGCCAGTCTGCAGCAGCGGCTGGATATTATAGCGGATAACATTGCCAATATTAATACCAATGGTTATAAGAGCAAAGAAGGCTCATTCGAGGATGTGCTTACCCGTGTGCAGCAGCAATCCAAGGATTATGACCAGACTGGCCGCAGCATGCCGCTGGGCTTCAATATCGGCTTCGGCGTGCGTGTGCCTACCGTGTCAAGTAATTGGGAGGAAGGCACGCTCCAGGAGACAGGGAAGCCTACGGACTTGGCGCTTCAAGGCAACGGATTGTTCGGCGTTCAGGTGAATGGTGAAACGGCATATACCCGCCAGGGGAATTTCCACTTCACCCCGGATACCGCTAATAAGGACAAGATGATTCTTGTGGACAATACCGGGAATCCTGTATTGGGGGCTAACGGCACCCCGCTTACCGTAGGGGCTAATGTAAGTGCTGCTATTGATGAGCGCGGGCAGGTGTGGACCAAGACGGATGAGAAACAGCCGCCTGTCTTGGCCGGGTCTCTCATGATTGTAGAGCCGCTCAGCAAGAGTGCTTTGCAGGCAGTGGATGGTAACTTTTATGTATTGGCTGAGGGCGTGACCGCGCAGCAGGCTTTCATGCCAAGGGCAGCGGGCGAAGCGAAGGATGTAGGCGTTCGCTCAGGCTATCTGGAATCCTCTAACGTGGATCTGAGCCGGGAAATGACGGAGATGATGCAGATTCAGCGTACGTATCAGCTTGCTGCCCGGGCGCTGTCCTCCAGTGACCAGATGCTGGGCCTGGCTAATAACATGCGCGCGTGA
- a CDS encoding flagellar hook-basal body protein: MLRGLYTAAAGMVTQQRRHDTATQNLVNLNTTGYKQVDSVSHAFPEVLVTAMNGGAAKPVGRINTGVFAEQSVSQYLQGDLIESGKSVDFALSTDLQVPDPENPGVNLAFDGSGKYISPDGEVTYRPQAFFTVQDNEGNNLYTRNGSFTVAPTGEVLSSGGFRVLDNNGNPLRLTGPQDNLKVDGQGNLINNATGQPSGTRIGISVITRPQELVRDGNGVFHADDAEAADIRFSNGTDNLQVRQGYLENSNVDATQVTVDMNAAYRAYEANQKVIQFYDSSLQKAVNEVGRV, from the coding sequence ATGCTCAGAGGATTATATACAGCCGCAGCAGGAATGGTAACGCAGCAGCGCAGACATGATACGGCGACGCAGAACTTGGTCAATTTGAATACAACGGGGTACAAGCAGGTCGACAGTGTCAGCCACGCTTTTCCTGAGGTGCTGGTCACCGCGATGAACGGGGGCGCTGCCAAGCCTGTCGGACGGATCAATACCGGTGTTTTTGCCGAGCAGTCTGTCTCCCAATACCTGCAGGGCGACCTCATTGAGAGCGGCAAAAGCGTAGATTTTGCGCTGTCTACCGATCTGCAGGTCCCAGACCCGGAGAATCCGGGCGTAAATCTTGCTTTTGACGGCTCGGGTAAATATATCAGTCCGGATGGCGAGGTTACTTACCGGCCGCAGGCGTTCTTTACGGTTCAAGATAATGAAGGCAATAATTTATATACACGTAACGGAAGCTTTACAGTCGCACCTACAGGGGAAGTGCTTAGCTCGGGCGGGTTCAGAGTGCTCGATAATAACGGCAATCCGCTACGATTGACAGGGCCTCAGGATAACCTTAAAGTGGACGGGCAGGGAAATCTGATTAACAATGCTACGGGGCAGCCTTCAGGCACCCGGATCGGAATCAGTGTCATCACAAGACCGCAGGAGCTGGTGCGTGATGGTAATGGTGTCTTCCACGCTGATGATGCCGAGGCTGCAGATATCCGTTTTTCTAATGGAACTGATAATCTGCAGGTCCGTCAGGGCTACCTTGAGAACTCTAATGTGGATGCCACTCAGGTCACTGTGGATATGAACGCCGCTTACCGGGCTTATGAAGCGAATCAGAAAGTGATCCAGTTCTATGACAGCAGCCTGCAGAAGGCCGTGAATGAAGTCGGCAGAGTATAG
- the mreB gene encoding rod shape-determining protein MreB, with amino-acid sequence MLSKDIGIDLGTANVLIHVKGRGVVLDEPSVVTLESDTKRVLAVGEQARRMVGRTPGNITTIRPLRDGVIADFAITEMMLKYFIDSVGGRTWYSRPRILICAPTNITSVETKSIREAAERSGAKEVFMEEEPKAAAIGAGMDIYQPSGNMVVDIGGGTTDVAVLSMGDVVTASSIKIAGDKFDDAILRYIKQKYKLLIGERTAEDIKVTIGSVRPGGMKAEMDIRGRDMVSGLPQTLTISSGEVKEALWDPVSSIVAAAKSVLERTPPELSADIIDRGVVLTGGGALLNGLDELLSEQLHVPVWVAEDPMHCVVKGTGIMLDHLDKVVKKKF; translated from the coding sequence ATGCTTAGCAAGGATATCGGAATCGATCTCGGCACAGCCAACGTGCTCATTCATGTCAAGGGAAGGGGAGTCGTTCTGGATGAACCTTCCGTGGTCACACTTGAAAGTGATACGAAGCGGGTCCTTGCGGTTGGTGAACAGGCACGCCGGATGGTCGGGCGGACACCTGGAAATATAACGACGATTCGTCCGCTCCGTGACGGTGTAATCGCCGACTTTGCCATTACGGAAATGATGCTCAAATACTTTATTGACAGCGTTGGCGGCCGGACCTGGTATTCGCGGCCCCGTATTTTGATTTGTGCTCCCACCAATATTACTTCTGTGGAAACGAAGTCCATCCGTGAGGCGGCAGAGCGCAGCGGGGCCAAAGAGGTTTTCATGGAGGAAGAGCCCAAAGCTGCAGCCATTGGCGCAGGTATGGACATTTATCAGCCTAGCGGAAATATGGTCGTCGATATTGGCGGCGGAACGACGGATGTAGCCGTATTGTCCATGGGCGACGTCGTTACCGCCTCTTCCATCAAAATCGCGGGGGACAAGTTCGACGATGCCATTTTAAGATATATTAAACAGAAATATAAGCTCCTGATCGGTGAACGCACAGCGGAGGATATCAAAGTGACTATCGGCTCGGTACGTCCGGGCGGGATGAAGGCAGAGATGGATATCCGCGGGCGTGATATGGTGAGCGGACTTCCCCAGACCCTTACTATTTCATCCGGCGAGGTGAAGGAAGCGCTGTGGGACCCGGTCTCTTCGATTGTGGCTGCGGCCAAGTCAGTGCTGGAGCGTACGCCTCCTGAGCTGTCGGCAGATATCATTGACCGTGGAGTTGTATTGACCGGCGGAGGTGCCCTGCTTAACGGACTGGACGAGCTGCTCTCCGAACAGCTGCATGTTCCGGTCTGGGTGGCTGAGGACCCGATGCACTGCGTAGTCAAGGGTACGGGAATCATGCTGGATCATTTGGACAAGGTGGTTAAGAAAAAGTTCTAG
- the spoIIID gene encoding sporulation transcriptional regulator SpoIIID, giving the protein MHDYIKERTIKIGRCIVETRHTVRTIAKEFGVSKSTVHKDLTERLPEINPDLADQVKHILEYHKSIRHLRGGEATKIKYKKTTGKKREVAVASKP; this is encoded by the coding sequence GTGCACGATTACATCAAGGAACGTACCATTAAAATCGGACGCTGCATCGTGGAAACCAGGCACACGGTCCGGACCATAGCCAAGGAATTTGGCGTTTCAAAAAGCACGGTGCATAAAGATCTAACCGAACGGCTGCCGGAAATCAATCCGGATCTGGCTGATCAGGTGAAGCACATTCTCGAATATCACAAGTCCATCCGTCATCTTCGGGGGGGAGAAGCCACAAAAATTAAATATAAGAAAACCACAGGTAAGAAGCGTGAGGTTGCCGTAGCCTCAAAGCCATAA
- a CDS encoding M23 family metallopeptidase: MNEQDKIKSTHDESLKNKQGDSGAKPSSWSRLLSKRWVFPAVYTAAAALILTLVWVYQDAGQKPLNPDNAAVVSQGEAGSKTGAASGDPEALEVVASAESLVWPVASPSEVEVVKPYYDENGTEENHIAAMVQYNNTFVTNTGIDIAREDNKTFDVKAALSGEVTRVEDVAVLGKVIEITSPGELKTVYQSLGETKVKQGDEVKQGDMLGAAGRNEMEKGLGNHVHFEVHEDGKIVNPSDLLPQR; encoded by the coding sequence ATGAATGAACAAGACAAAATCAAATCAACCCATGATGAATCTCTCAAAAACAAGCAGGGAGATTCAGGCGCCAAGCCTTCTTCATGGAGCAGACTGTTATCCAAACGGTGGGTATTCCCAGCAGTCTACACGGCGGCAGCGGCACTTATACTAACCTTGGTGTGGGTCTATCAGGATGCCGGCCAGAAGCCGCTGAATCCTGACAACGCCGCGGTAGTATCCCAAGGTGAGGCCGGCAGCAAGACAGGAGCTGCCAGCGGTGATCCCGAAGCTCTGGAAGTTGTCGCATCCGCCGAAAGTCTGGTCTGGCCGGTAGCCAGCCCGAGTGAAGTGGAAGTGGTCAAACCGTACTACGATGAGAACGGCACGGAAGAGAATCATATTGCGGCGATGGTGCAGTACAACAATACCTTTGTCACCAATACCGGAATTGATATTGCCCGTGAGGACAACAAGACGTTTGATGTGAAGGCGGCGCTCAGCGGTGAAGTTACCAGAGTGGAAGATGTTGCTGTACTGGGCAAGGTAATCGAGATTACCTCTCCCGGCGAGCTGAAGACGGTCTATCAGAGTCTGGGTGAAACCAAAGTGAAGCAGGGCGACGAAGTGAAGCAGGGCGATATGCTGGGGGCAGCGGGGCGCAATGAGATGGAGAAGGGTCTTGGCAACCATGTGCATTTTGAAGTGCATGAGGACGGCAAGATTGTGAATCCTTCGGATCTGCTTCCGCAGCGCTAA
- the spoIID gene encoding stage II sporulation protein D, which yields MKELINLRRILKRPRSVARARRGAHPLRRLAPAAWLAAPLLAALLLPLAVVPQRGGQQPPAPPAVPQATASPAPPAPAAAEAPQPEVSVYLSRSGQIETLPLEEYVSGVLAAEMPAEFELEALKAQAVAARTFIARRLAAGDHSGVPVPEADVSDTVSHQAYVSKAVLERDWASGSKRAGLAKIRRAALETRGTIMTYQGQPITASFFASSGGYTENSEEYWNAAVPYLRSVASPWELRITPNLAVTYTFSNSELRSKLGLGTKDLPVSASLGASGKAMPVSSQSSTNLPAEVLSLTAGHRIKQISIGGKVFTGREVREKLGLRSSQFTWKRQAGKVLITTYGNGHGVGMSQWGANGMAKQGKTATQILKHYYSGVSFTGISTLLKK from the coding sequence ATGAAAGAGTTAATCAACCTGCGGCGCATCCTGAAGCGTCCGCGCAGCGTAGCGCGCGCGCGGCGCGGCGCACACCCGCTGCGGCGGCTGGCCCCCGCCGCCTGGCTGGCAGCGCCCCTGCTGGCGGCGCTGCTGCTGCCGCTGGCTGTTGTCCCGCAGCGCGGGGGACAACAGCCGCCGGCGCCCCCGGCCGTGCCGCAGGCCACGGCCTCTCCGGCGCCGCCGGCACCGGCTGCCGCAGAGGCGCCGCAGCCGGAGGTCTCCGTCTATTTGTCGCGGAGCGGACAAATCGAGACCTTGCCGCTGGAGGAATACGTCAGCGGCGTACTGGCGGCCGAGATGCCGGCCGAATTTGAGCTCGAAGCGCTCAAGGCGCAGGCCGTAGCGGCCCGCACGTTCATTGCCCGCCGTCTGGCCGCCGGCGACCATAGCGGGGTACCCGTTCCCGAAGCAGATGTGAGCGATACGGTAAGCCATCAGGCTTACGTATCGAAGGCCGTGCTGGAACGGGACTGGGCGTCCGGCAGCAAGCGCGCCGGACTGGCGAAGATCCGCCGCGCGGCCCTGGAGACGCGCGGGACGATCATGACCTATCAGGGGCAGCCGATCACGGCTTCCTTCTTCGCCTCCAGCGGAGGGTATACCGAGAACTCCGAGGAGTACTGGAACGCTGCGGTCCCCTACCTGCGCAGTGTAGCCAGCCCGTGGGAGCTACGGATCACCCCGAACCTGGCGGTAACCTACACCTTCAGTAATTCGGAGCTGCGCAGCAAGCTGGGCCTTGGGACCAAGGACCTTCCGGTGTCTGCCAGTCTGGGAGCTTCGGGCAAGGCAATGCCGGTCTCCTCTCAATCCTCCACCAACTTGCCAGCGGAGGTACTGTCGCTTACAGCCGGCCACCGGATCAAACAGATCTCTATCGGAGGAAAGGTGTTTACCGGGCGGGAAGTGAGAGAGAAGCTGGGGCTGCGCTCGAGCCAGTTCACTTGGAAGCGCCAAGCGGGGAAGGTACTGATCACCACGTATGGTAACGGGCATGGTGTCGGCATGAGCCAGTGGGGGGCGAACGGAATGGCGAAGCAGGGAAAGACGGCCACACAGATTCTCAAACACTACTACAGCGGGGTCTCTTTTACCGGAATCTCAACTCTCCTGAAAAAATAA
- the murA gene encoding UDP-N-acetylglucosamine 1-carboxyvinyltransferase produces the protein MSKFIVRGGNRLTGSVKVSGAKNSVLPIIAASLLAEEGVSVIVDAPPLDDVMTINKVLESLGAGITYQNDVIEVDATNITSCEAPYEWVRKMRASFLVMGPLLSRMGHTRISLPGGCAIGTRPIDQHLKGFEALGAEISLGQGYIDAKSNGRLRGAKIYLDVASVGATENIMMAAALAEGTTVIENAAKEPEIVDLANYLNGMGGIVRGAGTGVIRIEGVERMHGVRHHVIPDRIEAGTYMAAAAITGGDVYVEGAIADHLGPVIAKMEEMGVTIIPDENGVRVISDKPLKAVDLKTLPYPGFPTDMQSQMMALLLRSEGTSVVTETVFENRFMHVDEFHNMNAEIKIEGRSAIVTGNASLVGAKVCATDLRAGAALILAGLVAEGTTEVSGTHHIDRGYVHLAEKLSGLGADIWRISMEESAVPAAKEEALKPEPARSESSKAEEIRPRFQIQPSWV, from the coding sequence ATGAGCAAATTTATCGTCCGCGGTGGCAACAGATTGACCGGGAGCGTGAAAGTTAGCGGCGCAAAAAATTCCGTACTACCGATCATAGCCGCCTCTCTATTGGCAGAAGAAGGAGTTAGCGTCATTGTGGACGCACCTCCGTTAGACGATGTAATGACGATTAACAAGGTATTGGAATCTCTGGGTGCAGGTATTACATACCAGAACGATGTGATTGAAGTAGATGCTACTAATATTACTTCCTGTGAAGCACCATATGAATGGGTACGCAAAATGAGGGCTTCTTTCCTGGTTATGGGCCCACTCCTGTCCCGTATGGGGCATACTCGTATTTCTCTGCCTGGCGGTTGTGCCATTGGAACTAGGCCAATTGACCAGCACTTAAAGGGTTTTGAAGCGCTTGGAGCCGAGATCAGTCTGGGCCAGGGCTACATCGATGCGAAAAGTAACGGAAGACTGCGCGGAGCGAAGATCTATCTGGATGTTGCCAGCGTAGGTGCGACCGAAAATATAATGATGGCTGCCGCGCTTGCCGAAGGCACCACAGTGATTGAGAATGCGGCTAAAGAGCCGGAGATTGTCGACCTTGCCAATTACCTGAACGGGATGGGCGGCATTGTACGCGGAGCTGGTACCGGAGTAATCCGGATTGAAGGCGTCGAGCGTATGCACGGCGTAAGACATCATGTCATTCCTGACAGGATCGAAGCTGGAACCTATATGGCGGCAGCGGCGATTACAGGCGGTGATGTGTATGTTGAGGGAGCTATTGCCGACCATCTGGGTCCGGTGATTGCCAAGATGGAGGAAATGGGCGTTACGATTATCCCGGATGAGAACGGAGTCCGTGTCATCAGCGACAAGCCGCTGAAGGCTGTCGATCTCAAGACTTTACCATACCCGGGATTCCCGACAGATATGCAGTCACAGATGATGGCGCTGCTGCTCCGCTCGGAAGGAACGAGCGTAGTGACAGAGACCGTCTTCGAGAACCGGTTCATGCATGTGGATGAATTCCACAACATGAACGCGGAGATTAAGATTGAGGGCCGCTCTGCAATCGTGACCGGCAATGCCAGTCTGGTCGGCGCTAAGGTATGTGCTACGGACCTGCGTGCAGGGGCTGCGCTTATTTTGGCAGGACTTGTGGCGGAAGGCACTACAGAGGTTAGCGGAACGCATCACATTGACCGCGGGTATGTGCACCTGGCTGAGAAGCTGTCAGGACTTGGTGCGGACATATGGCGTATTTCCATGGAAGAGTCGGCTGTTCCTGCTGCGAAGGAAGAAGCACTTAAGCCTGAACCGGCAAGAAGCGAATCCTCCAAAGCCGAAGAGATCAGACCCCGTTTCCAGATTCAGCCGTCTTGGGTATAA